In a genomic window of Zingiber officinale cultivar Zhangliang chromosome 9B, Zo_v1.1, whole genome shotgun sequence:
- the LOC122025569 gene encoding zeatin O-glucosyltransferase-like, producing the protein MAADDVAVVMVPLPAQGHLNQFLHLSRVLAARGLAVHYVGSATHNRQVRDRSENSGGIYFHDLPLPHFSSPAPTPDAAVNFPSHLQPAFDAVLHIFIPLAGFLRSLAAASRRVVLIHDSSMTFAAGTTAPLPNVESICFHTVSAISSFLYRWEGRGRPPEPVIEHLKLPRVSNEGCITEEFKYFVHSQWNMMAADEGLLLNTCRVIDDPFIDLMAREPGWEGKKTFSIGPLHHFAARQNMGVRHECVEWLDQQPPGSILYVSFGTTSTFSYEQVAEMAAGLDASGRRFLWVLRNADRCDIFGEDEQREWLPHARVEGRGRVVRRWVPQVEILSHPATGGFVSHCGWNSCIESFGAGVPILTWPMHSDQPRNAVLVTHVLRVGFPAREWERRTEVVSAEAVRLAVERLMGEEGEQVRRRARKLGAEVRRATAEGGSSWADLDAFVAHIVR; encoded by the coding sequence ATGGCGGCCGACGATGTGGCCGTGGTTATGGTGCCGCTCCCGGCTCAGGGACACCTCAACCAGTTCCTCCACCTCTCCCGCGTCCTCGCCGCCCGAGGGCTCGCAGTCCACTATGTCGGCTCCGCCACTCATAATCGCCAGGTCCGCGACCGCTCCGAGAACAGCGGCGGAATCTACTTCCATGACCTCCCGCTGCCTCACTTCTCCTCCCCTGCCCCGACGCCCGACGCAGCCGTCAATTTCCCGAGCCATCTTCAGCCCGCCTTCGACGCCGTTCTCCACATTTTCATCCCTCTCGCTGGCTTCCTCCGGTCTCTCGCCGCCGCCTCCCGCCGCGTCGTTCTCATCCATGACTCGTCCATGACGTTCGCGGCCGGCACGACAGCCCCCCTCCCCAACGTCGAGAGCATCTGCTTCCACACTGTCTCCGCTATCTCCAGCTTCTTGTACCGCTGGGAGGGGCGCGGCCGGCCGCCGGAGCCGGTGATCGAACATTTGAAGCTTCCCCGAGTGTCTAACGAAGGCTGCATAACAGAGGAATTCAAGTACTTCGTTCACAGCCAATGGAACATGATGGCCGCCGACGAAGGTCTGCTCTTGAACACGTGCCGGGTGATCGACGACCCGTTCATCGACCTGATGGCGCGCGAGCCTGGGTGGGAAGGCAAGAAGACCTTCTCCATCGGGCCTCTGCACCACTTCGCGGCGAGACAAAACATGGGGGTTCGTCACGAGTGCGTGGAGTGGCTGGATCAGCAACCGCCGGGTTCCATCCTCTACGTGTCGTTCGGCACCACGTCAACCTTCTCGTACGAGCAGGTGGCGGAGATGGCGGCAGGGTTGGATGCCAGCGGGCGGAGGTTCCTCTGGGTGCTGCGGAATGCCGACCGGTGCGATATTTTTGGGGAGGACGAGCAGAGGGAGTGGCTTCCGCACGCGCGGGTGGAGGGGCGGGGGAGGGTGGTGCGGCGGTGGGTGCCTCAGGTCGAGATCCTATCACATCCGGCAACTGGAGGGTTCGTGAGCCACTGCGGGTGGAACTCCTGCATCGAAAGCTTCGGCGCCGGCGTGCCGATCCTGACGTGGCCGATGCACTCCGACCAACCGCGGAACGCGGTGCTGGTGACTCACGTGCTGCGGGTTGGGTTCCCGGCGCGCGAGTGGGAGAGACGGACGGAGGTCGTGTCGGCAGAGGCAGTCAGGCTGGCCGTGGAGCGGCTGATGGGCGAAGAAGGGGAGCAAGTGCGTCGGCGGGCAAGGAAGTTGGGGGCGGAGGTGAGGCGGGCCACGGCGGAGGGTGGTAGCTCCTGGGCAGATCTGGACGCTTTCGTGGCGCATATAGTCAGATGA